A stretch of Microtus pennsylvanicus isolate mMicPen1 chromosome 5, mMicPen1.hap1, whole genome shotgun sequence DNA encodes these proteins:
- the Tbc1d12 gene encoding TBC1 domain family member 12 isoform X3, with protein MVAEAKKREIKEAHKRKRIMKERFKQEESIASAMVIWINEILPNWEVMRSTRRVRELWWQGLPPSVRGKVWSLAVGNELNITPELYEIFLSRARERWKSFSETSSDSDVEGISVADREASLELIKLDISRTFPSLYIFQKGGPYHDVLHSILGAYTCYRPDVGYVQGMSFIAAVLILNLEEADAFIAFANLLNKPCQLAFFRVDHSMMLKYFATFEVFFEENLSKLFLHFKSYSLTPDIYLIDWIFTLYSKSLPLDLACRVWDVFCRDGEEFLFRTGLGILRLYEDILLQMDFIHIAQFLTKLPEDITSEKLFSCIAAIQMQNSTKKWTQVFASVTKDIKEGDKNSSPALKS; from the exons ATGGTGGCTGAAGCAAAAAAACGAG aaattaaagaagcacataaaagaaaaagaataatgaaagaacGATTTAAGCAGGAAGAAAGCATTGCAAGTGCAATGGTAATTTGGATCAATGAGATACTGCCCAATTGGGAAGTAAT GCGTAGTACAAGAAGAGTTCGAGAATTGTGGTGGCAGGGATTGCCCCCTAGTGTTCGTGGGAAAGTTTGGAGTCTAGCTGTAGGAAATGAACTAAATATCACTCCTG AACTGTATGAAATCTTTCTTTCAAGAGCAAGAGAACGGTGGAAGAGCTTCAGTGAAACCAGTTCCGATAGTGACGTTGAAG GTATATCTGTTGCTGACCgagaggctagcctggaattaaTTAAGTTGGACATATCCCGTACATTTCCATCTCTCTACATCTTTCAGAAG GGTGGTCCATATCATGATGTTTTACATAGTATCTTAGGGGCATATACATGTTACAGACCTGATGTTGGTTAT GTCCAGGGGATGTCCTTCATCGCAGCTGTGCTCATTCTCAACCTGGAAGAAGCAGATGCCTTCATTGCCTTTGCAAATCTCCTAAATAAGCCATGCCAGTTGGCCTTTTTCCGGGTGGACCACAGCATG ATGTTGAAGTATTTTGCAACATTTGAAGTATTCTTTGAGGAAAACCTGTCCAAACTATTTCTTCATTTCAAGTCATATAGCCTTACACCAGATATATACTTGATAGATTG GATCTTCACGCTGTACAGCAAGTCACTGCCACTTGATCTGGCTTGTCGCGTCTGGGATGTGTTTTGCAGAGATGGAGAGGAATTTTTATTTAGGACTGGATTGGGGATCCTCCGGCTATATGAAGATATACTCCTACAGATGGACTTTATTCATATAGCACAATTTCTTACCAAATTGCCAGAAGATATCACATCAGAAAAGCTTTTCAGCTGTATTGCAGCCATTCAGATGCAGAATAGCACCAAAAAATGGACTCag GTCTTTGCATCTGTAACGAAGGACATTAAAGAAGGTGATAAGAACAGCAGTCCTGCTCTGAAGAGCTGA